The following proteins are co-located in the Apium graveolens cultivar Ventura chromosome 5, ASM990537v1, whole genome shotgun sequence genome:
- the LOC141660027 gene encoding uncharacterized protein LOC141660027 yields MEEEEDGEMGTPFWVQSTTNVRRVDRFRRGLLSMIFSSGVLLFILLVTAVFFMVFVIPTTIHTAHIQFFRRSNSVMKNWDSVNLVLVLVALFFGFISKNNRSYNNVVDDEIQRTTTSDNNQDYYNYQYPQNNSASSSVVAEKSATSTRWDENYSDRRDYTTSSSTNYYYAAANGNNSPRLRRNSTSYPDLHLRQQILSSPSVDYYNVNDQRRFYDDSPVYYRRPSWKQSDITPADYNNIPVKNIFVDENAVNSKPDGQKIEQTSYVSTPSYSPPSPSPPLPPPPPPPPRRRATEQKEKRIYESLPREHQTNKVVRAADSEVAWKSSVPPPPPPPPPPVQHSAEKKNGSGFKMRNAGKDQNFLTSYYQKKKKKRQRQKSADNLDAFFNQSQLPKTYTQPPPPPPPPPPPPRPSSSVFHNLFSSKKAKRRKNPSDLYPSSPPPPPPPPQFKVARVSKPKPNIQTPTTYKPPIPVNMRSFNSFDDNSSSGGSSPLHYIPPPPPLPPFKIPEWKHVVKGDYVSIESIPSSRSGSPDTDEADNISPEADTTASPVSMFCPSPDVDTKADNFIARFRAGLKLEKIDSFNKKQVSRMSNLGPGSGPSQD; encoded by the coding sequence ATGGAAGAGGAAGAAGATGGGGAAATGGGGACACCATTTTGGGTACAGAGCACCACCAATGTCCGCCGTGTTGATCGATTCCGTCGTGGCTTATTGTCGATGATCTTCAGCTCTGGTGTCTTGCTCTTTATTCTTCTGGTAACCGCAGTATTCTTCATGGTCTTTGTTATTCCCACAACTATACACACTGCTCATATTCAATTCTTTAGGAGGTCAAATTCTGTTATGAAAAACTGGGATTCTGTCAATCTAGTCCTTGTCTTGGTTGCTTTGTTCTTTGGATTTATAAGTAAAAACAACAGGAGTTATAATAATGTTGTTGATGATGAGATACAGCGTACTACTACTTCTGATAATAATCAGGACTACTACAATTATCAATATCCTCAAAACAATAGTGCCAGTTCCAGTGTTGTTGCCGAGAAATCAGCTACAAGTACTAGATGGGATGAAAATTATTCTGATCGGAGGGATTATACTACTAGTAGCAGTACTAATTATTATTATGCTGCTGCTAATGGTAATAATTCTCCTCGATTAAGAAGGAATAGTACCTCATATCCTGATCTTCATCTCCGTCAACAAATTTTGTCATCACCATCTGTTGACTATTATAATGTTAATGATCAACGGAGATTTTACGATGATAGTCCTGTTTATTATCGCCGCCCGAGCTGGAAACAATCTGATATAACACCTGCAGATTACAACAATATTCCGGTCAAAAATATTTTTGTCGATGAAAATGCAGTCAATTCTAAACCAGATGGTCAAAAGATAGAACAAACCTCCTATGTCTCAACACCGTCATATTCTCCACCTTCCCCATCGCCTCCACTGCCACCGCCACCACCTCCACCGCCACGAAGGCGAGCCACTGAACAGAAGGAAAAAAGGATATACGAGAGTCTTCCTCGTGAACATCAAACAAACAAAGTGGTAAGAGCTGCTGATTCCGAAGTAGCATGGAAATCCTCAGTTCCTCCTCCTCCGCCTCCCCCACCGCCACCAGTGCAACATTCAGCGGAAAAGAAAAATGGAAGTGGATTCAAAATGAGAAATGCGGGTAAAGATCAAAACTTTTTGACATCATactatcaaaagaaaaagaagaaacgGCAAAGACAAAAGAGTGCTGACAATTTGGACGCCTTTTTTAATCAGTCTCAACTCCCCAAAACTTATACACAGCCACCGCCACCGCCACCTCCACCTCCGCCACCGCCGCGGCCTTCATCTTCTGTCTTCCATAACTTGTTCTCATCGAAAAAAGCCAAAAGAAGAAAAAATCCCTCAGACCTATATCCATCTTCACCGCCACCACCCCCACCTCCGCCACAGTTCAAGGTGGCACGTGTATCCAAACCCAAACCCAATATTCAAACACCAACCACATATAAACCTCCAATACCAGTAAATATGAGGTCTTTCAATTCTTTTGATGACAATTCAAGCAGTGGAGGATCATCTCCGCTTCATTATATACCACCGCCACCACCATTACCGCCATTTAAAATACCGGAGTGGAAGCATGTCGTAAAAGGTGACTATGTGAGTATAGAGAGCATCCCCAGCTCACGTTCTGGATCTCCAGATACTGATGAGGCTGACAATATCTCACCTGAAGCAGATACAACAGCGTCCCCTGTTTCTATGTTCTGTCCAAGCCCTGATGTGGATACTAAAGCTGATAACTTCATTGCAAGGTTTAGAGCTGGACTGAAGCTTGAGAAAATAGATTCTTTCAATAAGAAACAAGTATCGAGAATGTCTAATCTAGGCCCAGGTTCTGGTCCATCTCAGGATTGA